The nucleotide sequence TCTTCCGGAAATTGATCGCCGCGACATCGATCTCCGTACCACCTTCCTCGGCAAATCTCTTGGCGCACCTCTGTTAATTTCCTCTATGACTGGAGGAACAGAATTAGCTCGCCTAGTCAATACACGACTAGCAACAGTTGCCCAACACTATCGGTTAGCGATGGGGGTAGGTTCCCAACGAATTGCCCTCGAACAACCCCATTTAGCACCGACTTTTGCTGTGCGTTCCCTTGCGCCTGACATTCTGTTGTTGGCGAATTTGGGGGCTGTGCAGTTGAATTATGGATGCGGTTTAGAGGAGTGCTTACATCTGGTAGATTTGCTCGAGGCTGATGTTCTCATTCTACATCTTAATCCTCTACAAGAGTGCGTGCAAACGAAAGGAGACACGAATTTTCGAGGACTATTGAGCAAAATTGCCGAACTCTGTCAAAAGTTACCCGTGCCGGTCATGGTCAAAGAAGTGGGAAATGGGATTTCTGCACCAATGGCTAAACAATTAATCGAGGCGGGTGTAGCCGCCATTGACGTAGCCGGAGCCGGTGGAACCTCCTGGGCGAAAGTGGAAAGTCAACGAGCTAAAGACAAAAAGCAACGCCGTCTAGGGCAAACTTTTGCGGATTGGGGTATTCCTACCGCCGAGTGTATCACCTCGATTCGTGAGATTGCTCCGAGTATTCCTTTGATTGCTTCTGGTGGGATTAAAAACGGTTTAGATGCGGCTAAGGCACTGGCTTTAGGAGCAGATTTAGCCGGATTGGCGCGACCTTTTTTAGAAGCCGCCGTAGAATCAGAATCGGCTGTTGAGCAGTTAGTAGAATTTTTAATTGCTGAACTGGAAACCGCGTTATTATGCACTGGTAATACTACCCTGTCACAATTGAAAAGTTCTGGGGCACTGCAACGCATTTGACTCTCTAAAATTTAAATAGCTTTTGTATTTCATCTTTAAAACCATTTTTTTTAAAGGGTAATTTTTACTGGTCAAGAAAGGGTTATTCGGAATAATTTTTATTTTTCGATTCTTTTATTCTCAAAGCGATTCCTAAATTAACTTGTTTCACTAACCAGTATAAAACGGTGATCACAACAAAGGTAATTACAGTCACTAGAATCGGTTGCTTTTTGACAAAAGTTTCAAAAATACTACTCAATAAAATTTTAGGTTGGGTGACAAAATCCCAAGTATTAAAGCGCTGAAAACGTCCTAAGTAAATGCCGATGGCAGAAAGCGCGTGTATGATGATCTCAGTGGCTAGGATATAGCGGCTGAGATTTTGTCGATGGAGATAGTAACCCACATTAATCACAGAGATGGTGTATGCTTCAAAAGCGGATAAGATAAATAGGGTATATTGGGGAATGAGTACCAAAGCCACAATCCAAGCTGAAAACCCATAACGAATTAAATCAATCAGATGAATAACATCTGTTAAGACATAGGGCGCATTGGGTAAAAAACCCATAAAACTTAAAACACCGATCCACCACAGTAGAGAACGTTTTTGCGCTCGACGGAATAACCAAAAGCTTAAGACGAGAGGAATAAAGGCTAAAAAGAGATTCCAAGCGATCAGCTTATGGCTATAACTTAACACCTGCCAAGCAATGTTGAACCAGATCTGTAGTTGGGTGAGCATAGATATCACAAGTTGACTTCTACTTTTATGCAGTTTAACCCAGAGAGCGGCTAATTTTGTCTATTGTTGCTTAACTCTTGGAGGTAAAGAAGATATTTTTTGAGTGAGAAGAGATTAATATAATAGTTCATAAAAAAGAAAATTCTGAACCTGCTCTGCCGCAAGAGTTGTTAAAAGAATACACGGAAATGGCCGTAAATATGTTTAATTGTAGTGTTTAATTGCTGATTTATTGAGGTTAAGTAAGATTATGTCTTTTGTGAATGCTAAAAACCTGTCTAGTCCTTTGATTCTTTTTTATAAGGGTGAAAGCAGCACTATTACCTCTCATCCTGGCAAAAAAGGCTATCTAATTGATGAAATTTATAATTGGGACTTTGAGCGGCTTGAATATGTACATGATTATATTCAATGGCTCTTTCCTCTGGCTGAAAGAAGTGCTTTTAATCTAGATGCTCCGGTATTAACCGATGAAGATATAGAATGCTTTAAGAATGATGAAGATTTAAAAACAAATGTCCTTAAATCTTTTAAGTTAATGATGAAATTTTATGGGTTTGACTGTGACGATTCTCGGGGGTCAGTTTCTCTCAAAAAATCGAATAATTTTCAGGAAAGAAGCAAAAATTGGTTGACCATAAAAAATCATAATCATTTACGAATTACTCGTATATTAAAAAGCTTAACTCTATTGGGACTAAATAGATATGCTTTAGCGTTTTTCAACATTTTAAATGAATTGTATCAAGATTACAAACAAGAAATTTCAACTTGTAGCTACAATTACTGGAAAGAGGCGGCTCAGATCAGTATTGATCGGTAATCTAGTTGTAGGTTGAGTTGAACGGCAGTAAAACCCAACATTATCTTAACCGGCGTTGGGTTTCGTTTCCTTCGACTATCACTCAAGACATCGCCTGAACCTAACCTACATATCCTTTTAAATAGCTTTTTAAGATTTTTTTAAACATATCTATGATAATATTTTCATCATTATCTCTAATAAAAATCTCGAAATTGGGATGAGAATTGATTTCAATTAACCAGTATTGGCCATTTTTATCGATGGCTATATCTAAGCCGCCGTAAGGGATTTTCATTTCTTCAAACATGGGGGCGATAAATTGATTGATCTCAGCAATAATCTTTGAGTCGGTTATGTGTATTGCTTTTGAACCTTCCCAGTGAAGCGGCGATAAATTGCCAGTAAAGATAGCATCAACTATACTTTTTTCATAAACTAGAAGGATTTCATTTTTAAAAATAATAACTCTATATTCCCGCAAAATATCTATCTGTTCTTGAGCGATGGCTACATAATCATATTCTTTACTGTTCACATTAAAAATGATATCCAGGGAGGATTTAACCTGGTCAATATCCTGACAAAGAAATACATTATTACCGGCTGAACCGGTATTTCTTTTAATAATTATAGGCAGCAAAAAATTTTTTTGTATTTCTTCGACTATTGCGTCAATATTTTTATAGTGTAAATACTTAGAATATTTTTCTGGGCAATAAGGAGATAAAAATGATTCGCTTCTCGGCACATTTACTCGGTCTTTAAAGACATAATAGACATAATCTTTATCTTTAAAAAGTTTACCCACAGAATTAGAAAGAAAAGGCGTAGTATAATTGGTAAAATAATAATCTTCTTGACCGATTTTAAATCTAACTAGATTTTGACTGGGATGAAGAATTTCATAATGAATATTTAAGGCTTTGCAAGCTTCAGTCAAAAGTCTTATGTTTGTCAGCATTATTTAACTCTAATAGATTTTTTACGAAGACTGATACTAGCATAGATAGTCAACCTCGTCAAGATTAAATAGATAAAAATCGACTTAAATCAAATTCTTCATCAGTAGAATCTTCTTGAAAACGTTCATTACTTAAAATTAATAATAATCGATCTGAATAGTCTACCGCTCCTCGTAACTCATCCCTTAACATTTCTAACCCTCCATTAGCATACTCTTCAAAAATTTCTACTCGTTGGGCTTCAGCTTCAAGACGATAAGCTGAAAGAATTTTTGGGTCTTTAGTTTCAGCAATGGCTAAAAGTTTAATCAGGGCATCATAGCCGCGTGAAATAAAAATTTCTAAACTAATAGGCGCGGGTTCTTTAGAGATAATGCCTAAAGGCACTCGCTTTTGAAATTTTGCCCCTAAAGCCGCCGCAAAAACCATCACATCTGCATAGGTTTGAAAGGGACCCGTTGCGCCATTAAAATCCACTAATGCCTGTACTAATTCGGCTTTATCTTTAGCAATTCTAATTCTTGGTATAGCCATAATTTTAAGCTTAACTATTTCAAGTTTTTTTATTATCTCATAAAAATAGAGACGTTACAGACAACGCCTCTACACAGTAGGAAATGGATTGGGGTGCAACGCTCGTGTTCCGCACTGCTCACCTAAACTTAATAACAACTTCCCGACTTACGATGCCAAATAGCAGTTACTCCATCGGCTTCGAGAACTTCGCCCTTATTAACTTCAGCATAAATTAACCAACGATCACCAGTGGCGATCCGTTGTTGTACCGTACATTCTAAATAAGCTAATGCCTCACTTAAGATTAAACAATTATTAGAAGCCGCACGAGTTTCTAGTTCAGGAAAAGAATTATTTTCACCGGCAATAGAGAAAGCAAAATTCCGTCTTAGCGTGCGCCCTTCCTTTAAAATATTGAGAACAAATTGAGTTCCAGGTTCAATTAAACTCTCAGCACCCTGGTCTTCTCCCAGTGCTATCATTAAGCCCGGAGGATTAAAACTCGCTTGAGACACCCAAGAAGTCAGAAAAGCTTGATCACTGTCGCCTCCTGGGGTAGTTAGCACACACAAAGAACCAATAATTCGACCTACCGCTTGTGCAGTACGATCAGCTTGCCCATCTGTGCCGCCTGCACGGGGAACGCGCAATTTTTGCCGGTTTTTCAGGGTTTGGGCAAAAGTGGCCCCCGCCTCTTGACATTGCTGTAAGGTCTTCTCATCGGGCGTAAATTTAACTCGAATACTGTCAAACCCAAAACGATAATTAGCATCTCTTAATTTACTTTCTAGCAGATCGATCGCTTCTCCACTCCAACCATAAGACCCAAAGACACCGGCTAACTTGGTTTTGGCGGCTGACGCTAAAATAATACCCAATGCTGTTTGAATTTGTACCGGCGCATGACCCCCTAACGTGGGAGAACCAATTAAAAACCCGTCACAACTGTCTACCGCTTGATTAATTTGGGCCGGTTCAGCTAATTCACAGTTAATTGATTCTACCGCTATTCCATTATCGATTAAACCTTGAGCGATGGCATTAGCGAGAGTGGTGGTATTCCCATAAGCAGAGGCATAAAATAAAGCGACTTTTAATTCCTGGGTTTTCTGCAACTGACACCATTGGCGATAATCATAAGTTAAGCGGCTAAGGCTATAACGCACAATGGGACCATGACCGGGGGCGTAATATTTGGCTGTAAAGGTTCCTAATTTATCTAAAGCCGCCTCCACCTGTTTCGCTTGTGCTGCATGGATACAGTCAAAATAGTAGCGGCGATCACTATCTAATTGTTTCCAGTCTTCATCATAAAGCACATCATCACACACATGAACCCCAAATAACTTATCGGTGTATAAAATACGGGTTTGGGAGTCATAAGTACAGAGTCCATCAGCCCATCGGGGTGTAGGAACAAAGATAAATTGTAGAAGATGACCGCCGCCAAGGTCTAAAGTATCCTCGGAACGCACCACCTGAATTTGAGATTCTAATGAGGGAAAGGCATTTTTGAGGATGTTAGCCCCCGGTTTTGAACAAATTAGCTTTACTTGGGGTGCTTGTTCTATCAATAATTTTAGGGTTGCCATGCGGTTAGGATTTACATGACCTAAAATGATGTAGTCTAATTGGTTTATGTTGATCTGTTGCCGTAATTGCAGTAAAAATATTTGGGTGAATGACTCGCCGGGTGGATCGATGAGGGCTGTTCGTTCGCTTGTGATTAAATAAGAGTTAGCGGTTGTTCCTTTTTGACGGGCATATTCTATCTCAAATTTGAGTCGGTCCCAGGTGCGAGAACGGAATATTGTGGTGTTTGTAGCTAGGGTGGCTACTTGTACATCTCTTTTAAGGTTTGGTGTTAAGGTTTGCATTTTTGTTTTTATTTATAAGGGTTTTTTAGATGCAGCCTGTAGCAGATGAATACAGATGATTTTGTTGGTAGGGTGGGTACTTGACCCACCTTGTTTTAACTATGTTTTTCTGAGGGTGTGAGAGAAACGGGATTAATATGATTGTTGATGTCGGGATCGGGTACGGTAACTCGACTCCTATGTCGTTTAGATACTTGTTGTTCGGGGTCGATATTATCAAAGGTGGGGGGTAGCCAAACTCTCACCACCATTAGCACTCCTAAGACTAGCAAAAACGCACAGGCGGCTAAGACTTGTGTCCAACTGGTTTCGAGTACCCCTCTAACAATGATTTCTCTTAAAATAGAAACAATCGCGACTTCTACGGCTACTCCAATAGAGACTCGTTGTTCTTTCAGGTAAATAATTAATAGGCGGAATAATTCTACCCAAATTAATAATGAGAGAATGTCTGCCGTTACTGCCTCAAATTGAACCGGTGGCAGTAAGGAGAGATACATTTCTCGGATCTGTAGTACCATGAAACTAAACAGACCGAAACACAGACAGATGACGATAAAATCTTGGATTAGTTCTAAAACTAAAACAATACTTTTTAGACTTAACCAATTAAAGTTTTGCTGAGAATTATTGAAAGATTGAGACACTTGATTAAAACTCCAATTTTAAGTTATGGGTGGTTGGGTTTTATTCCCCAACCCTACAAATCTTATGACTAATTAACTGTTCACGGTTAACTAATTAATAGTGATTTCCTACCTTACGATGGTGAATTGCGGTTAAGCCATCGAGTTTGGCCACTCGTCCTGTCTGTACTGTGCTATAAACAATCCAGTGATCGCTGCATTCCATACGTGTTGTGACAACACATTCCATATAGGCTAAAGCGTCCCCTAAAATTGGACAGCCGTTATTTCCTTGATAGGTTTTCACTCCTTCAAAACGATCCGCCCCAGGGGCAAAACGTTTGAGGAAATGTTTCATCAGTTTTTGATAGTTTCCTTCTTCTAAAACATTGAGAATAAAATGATCTCCTACCTGCATTAAAGATTCAATGGCCCGATCTTTGGCAACGGCGATCGCTATGCCTAGAGGTTCTAGACTCGCTTGCGTTACCCAAGAGGCTAACATTGCCCCTGTAACATTGTCTTTAGCGGCTGTGATCATATACAGTCCCCCACTGAGTCGCCCTAAAGCCCGATCAAGGTCGCTATCCATAGATTTCATCTGCTTAATGGTACGTTCTCGAGTTAACCATTGTCCGAGATCGGTGCCGGCTTCATCACAGATTTTTTCTAGGGTGGCTGTAGGGGGTTCTTTGACTAAAATAGGCGGAAAGGCTTCTGTTAAACCAATTTCTTGAAATTTATTACGTAGCGGATAAATAGGTTCATCTTCGCCCCCGCCAGATTCTAATAATCCGATACTTTGTTTGCGGTTGACTGAGGCTAAAATGGTACTTAGGGCTGTATGGGCAATAGCATCACTTTGAGGCGGCATGGCAATAATTATTCCTGCGGCTTGATAGACCCATTCCCGAATTTCATGCGGTTCACTGGTGCTTAAGTCGATCAATTCTACCGCTACTTCAGTTTTATGAATTCCTAGGGCGATGGACCTGATCAGTTGGTCACTCCAACCATAATCTTGACTGTAAAATAGAGCCACTAATTTCTCGGTTTTTGTCTGTTCTTGACTCCAACTGCGATAACGTTCTACCCACTCAGTTAAATGATGTTGTAGTAGGGGTCCGTGTCCTGTGGCGATCATCCCGATGTCTAATTTTTCAATACGTTTGAGTCCGGCTAGCACTGAACGGGCATTAGGACCCATCAAACAGTCATAATAATATTTAAAATCATCTTCGAGTAAATCGGGTTCTTCATCAAAGGTGTGGTCATCACAGTAGTGCATCCCAAAAGCGTCGCAGGTGTAAAGGATGCGGGTTTTTTCATCATAAGTAAAAATGGTATCGGGCCAATGAAGATTCGGTGCAAAGACAAATTCTAAGTGATGTCCGTTCCCTAAATCTAGGCGATCGCCACTTTTGACCATCTGGTGTTGAAAAGGTTCATGCACCATGTTTTCTAAAAATTGTATGGCCACTTTGGCTCCCACCACTGTGACATGAGGCGCTCTTTTTAAGACTTCTTTGACTAAACCACTATGATCCGGTTCGGTATGGCTAATAATTAAATAATCTAGTTGGGATAAATCAATTAATTCTGTTAATGCTTCTAAATATAATTGCTCAAATTTTCGGTGAGAGGTGTCGATCAGAGCGGTTTTTTCGCCTTTAATTAAGAAAGAATTATAGGTTGTTCCATTTCTCAAACCAAATTCTATATCGAAGCGCTCCCGATCCCAGTCCAGCGAGCGTATAGCCGTTGTTTGCTCTCCTATTTCAAGGGTTTGGATGGTCAAACGACCTGAATAATTAACTTGTTGAGCGACTGTTGTGGATGCAATCATAAAGGGCTACCTCCGATCTATTGATCATCTTCGTTAAGATTCTTGTATTTATAGTGACTTATAAGTATTGATTTTGTAAAATGCCAATTTTTTAAGTTATCTATTAGTTTTTTCTATAATTAAAAATTAGAAGATAGACTAAAGTATATGGTTAGGGCACAGGAAGCGGACTGTAGTCTTTTTTGACCATCTTCTCTAGCTAGATTGGATCAAATCATTACTTTAGGAGTAGTAAAATGAGACAGTTGTCTTATAAATTTGCTCTTTTAAGCATCCTCTGAATGACCAACCAACTACCTAGCTTTATTTCGCCTCAGTGTTCCCCCGAAGAACTCCAGTTAGATCAAACGTTAAAACTAGGGGTAATGGCTTCTGGAAGTGGGACAAATTTTGAAGCCTTGGCACAAGCGATCGCAGATAAGCGCTTAAATGCCCAAATTCAAGTCGTCATTTATAATAATCCTGATGCTAAAGTTCAACAAAGGGCACAACGATGGAATATTCCCACCGTATTAATTAACCATCGACACTACAAAAAAAATCGAGAAGGACTGGATCAAAAAATTGTCGAGGTCTTAAAACAGCACGAGGTAGAATGGGTGATTATGGCCGGTTGGATGCGGATTATTACCCCTGTCCTGCTAAATGCTTTCCCCAATCATGTTTTAAATATTCATCCCAGTCTATTACCCAGTTTTAAAGGCGTTAACGGTGTAGAACAAGCTTTAGCCGCCGGTGTCAAGGTGACAGGTTGTACCGTTCATATTGCCAGTTTAGAAGTCGATAGCGGACCCATCGTCATGCAAGCGGCTGTCCCCATTCTTCCTGATGATACACCAGACACCCTCCACGCCCGTATTCAAGTCCAAGAACATCTCATTTTTCCAATGGCGATCGCTTTAGCGGCTAAAAAATATTAGTCATTAGTCATTAGTCATTAGTCATTAGTCATTAGTCATTAGTCATTAGTCATTAGTCATTAGTCTGTTCCCTGTTCCCTGTTCCCTGTTCCCTAAAATCAAAAAACGGTGAGTGAAATTTTAATCAATTTATCTGTGGTTTTTGATAAACCGACTGGGATTAGTAATTATATTTTAAATCTTCTGCCCTATTTAAAACCACTCAATCCGACTTTACTAACAGCGAAACCGATTGACGATTTTAAAAATTACTCGATTCCGGGCAATTTAACCCCAGAACAAGGCATTAAAGGACACTTAAATCGTTTATGGTGGACTCAATTTAAACTCGATAAAATCTGTAAAAAACTTCAACCATCTCTATTATTTTCTCCCTTGCCTGAAGCGCCGCTATATAGAAATCATCGCTTTGTGGTCATGGTTCATGATTTAATTCCCCTACGTTTTTCTAACCCTTACTCTCCTTTAACCCCCTACTTTCGCTATTATATTCCCCAAGTCCTTCAACAAGCCGGTCATATCGTCTGTAATTCTCAAGCAACAGCCCAAGATATTATCGACTTTTTCGGCATTTCAGCCCAAAAGATTACCCCTATTCCTCTAGCTTATGACGCTACCCATTTCCGTCCTTTAAATCTGCCTAAACCATCTCAACCCTATTTTATCTATCTAGGTCGCCCCAATCCTTATAAAAATTTACCTCGTTTGCTGCAAGCTTTTGCCCAACTGAAAAACCGCAACGACTATCAATTGTGGATTGCCGGACCAAGCGATCGCCGTTATACCCCTAAGCTACAAACAGCCGTAGAGGAATTAGGATTAACTCATCAGGTGAAATTTCTCGATTATGTGAGTTATGGCCAATTACCCGTTATTCTTAATAGAGCTTTAGCCTTGGTGTTTCCTTCTTTATGGGAAGGGTTCGGCTTGCCAGTCTTAGAAGCAATGGCTTGTGGAGTGCCGGTGATTACGTCTAATTTGTCGTCTTTGCCTGAAGTGGCCGGCGATGCCGCCATTTTAATTAATCCTGATCAAACCCATGAAATTACAGCAGCCATGACAGCTATTGCCAACGATAGTCAATTACAATCGCATCTCAGTAAGCTTAGTTTACAAAGGGCAAGCCAGTTTAGTTGGGCAAAAACCGGACAAGCCACCTTAAATATACTCCGCCATCAGATAGATCACTCTTCAACATAAAAAAATTTTTTTTTCAGGAATCTGACTCAATGATGATGTATCTTAATCATGACTGTTCACCTCTAATCTTCCCCTAGCTCAACGAGAAAGATAATTTCTCCCTTGGAGTAAATTAGCTTTATTTAAGCATGAATTCCTCAAAAAAATAGGCTTTTCTATTTTTAAGCAATAATATTGCTGATTTTTGAGAAATGTAAATTTAAAGCAAAAAGGAGATTATTGAGATGAGTTCCACGAATTCTATTTCTGTTGTTGATCTAAATGTCGCCAATCCTCTAGCAGAACAAAACCTTTCTAGTTTGGCAAAAAACTTAAATTTAGATGTTGAGTCAGATGAAATAGACAAGATTTATAAGGCGGCTTCTTCAAGCCCTGATTCCATTATCGAGAGTCAGGGCAATTCTGTTTCTAATAACACAGCAAACAATTCCTCTCCTCAACCTGCCAACAACAGCAATATTGCTAGTAACCAAACTTTGACTGGACAGGGACCGGACTTAATCGCTCAATTTACCAAAATCAAGCTACCCGATACAGTGGAATTTGGCGATCAAGGCCAAGTCAAGATAAAAATAACTAATCAGGGTAATACCACTGCCACAGGTCCAATTAACCTGGAACTATGGAGTTCAACCGATAACAATATTGATAAAAACGATGTTCTTTTGGCGAATCAAACGAAAAACATTAACTTAAAACCTTTTCAAAGTATTACCCTAACGATTAATTATGACAATAATACTTCAGCTATCGCTCCTGGAGCTTACAATCTGATTGCCAGAGTAGACAGCCAAAACCAAGTAGCAGAACTTGAGGAAAACAACAACACCGTTAGTCGTCTCGTGTCTGCTCCCAATACCGATGTGGTGATCGATTGGAATGCAACGGCTTTAAATGCCATTCAAGCCGAAGGAGAAGCCGGACGAGGCATTCCCCCAACAGTAGGCTCTCGGCTATTAGCACTGGTTTCTACGGCCGTTTATGACACAGTTAATGCTTTTAAACATAACTATACTGCTTATGCAGTGGATGTTAATGCCCCGAAGGGTGCGTCATTACAAGCGGCGGCGGTGGGTGCAGCCTACCGGGTTCTAACTCAATTGATTCCTCAGCAAACCACTTTATTTAATCAACAATTGGTTAAATCTTTGGCAGAAATTACCGATCTGCCCGTTGCTGAGACAGCAGGGACTTTATTTGGCTATTCTGTTGCTGACCAAATTCTCGCTCTGCGAGCAAACGATGGCTCCAACAACAACGCCCCCTATGTACCCCCTACGGGTGATTATGTTTGGCAGCCCGATGCACCGGACTTTATAGCACTTAGCCCTAATTGGGGTCAAGTTACCCCCTGGGCTATCCCGAGTGAGGAGGCTTTTGCTCCTAATGGGCTTGATGGTACACCTACCCATAACCCCACACTCTATGCTGAAAACATCGAAGAAGTACGAAAAATCGGTGGAAGGTTTAACACTGATATAACTACTCTTACTCGTACTCCTGACCAAACCCAAGTCGCTCATTTTTGGTCTTATGACCGGGCTGATACTTTCCGTCCCTACGGGCAATTAAATCAAATCGCTGAAGAAGTTGCTGTGCGTGAGGGCACCTCTTTAGCGGAAAATGCCCGTTTATTTGCTTCGTTAAACGTCGCTTTGGCTGATGCGGCGATCGTGGCTTGGGCGGCTAAGTATAAATATACTCAACCCCGTCCCGATGACGTGATAGCCGGTGGCATTGCCGCCAATGATGGAATTGATGCAACTGTGGCTGATCCCAATTGGAAACCTTTACTAGATACTCCTCCTTTCCCGGACTATATTTCGGGTCATTCAACTTTTGCAGGAGCTTTTGCAGGGGTTTTAAAGAACTTTTTTGGGGATAATTATGAATTTAGTGTAGTTTCCCAAGAGTTACCCGGTATCGTTCGTAATTACAATAGTTTCTCGGATTTAGCTACCGAAGATGCTATCAGCCGCGTTTATGGAGGGGTTCATGTGCGAGAGTCCACCATTACCGATGCCCTGCCTACAGGTTTAAACATAGGTAATTATGTCGCTGAGAATTTGTTCCAACCTGTAGCATAAAATGAATCAGGGGAATGACTTTACTCTCCATTACTGAATCCCATGTTAACTATTCATAGCCGCGATCACCAATATCAGAACCCCAAATTTGAACTCATTGACGGTCAACTCCGCCCACCTGTAGAGAATGCTCAACGAGTGGAGACGGTGTTAAGCCGCATTCGCTCGGTCGGGTTAGGTTCTGTTTTGCCGGCTCTTGAAAGGGGTCTCGCGCCCATTTTACGGGTTCATGAGCAGGCTTTTGTTGACTTTCTACAAAACGCTTGGTCAGAGTGGGTTAAAGTATACGGAGAAAGGGAAGCCCTTCCCCTGATTTGGCCAACCCGAACTTTAGGCTATGACCGGCTTCCAGAAGCCATTGATGGTCAGTTAGGCTATTATTCCTTTGATGCCGGCACTCCCATTACAGCAGGGACTTGGCGAGCCGCTAGAGCTTCAGCTAATGTAGCTCTAACAGCACAACAGTTATTAGCCGCAGGAGAACAGGCGGTTTTTGCTCTGTGTCGCCCTCCTGGTCATCATGCGGCAACTAATCTTTACGGGGGTTACTGTTTTCTCAATAATGCCGCCATCGCCGCTCAAGCTTTGCTGGATGGAGGGGCAACCCGGGTAGCTATTTTGGATGTAGACTATCATCACGGGAATGGTACTCAGGAGATTTTTTACCATCGTCGTGATGTTTTGTTCGTCTCGTTGCACGCTGATCCTCGAGTAGAATATCCCTATTTTTTAGGTTATGAAGATGAAAAAGGAGCGGCTGATGGAGTGGGTTTTAATCTTAATTATCCTCTGCCTTGGGGCACTGATTGGCAGCAGTATCGTCAAACCCTTAAAATCGCGCTTGATTTTATTAAAAATTATCATCCTGATGTGTTAGTGGTTTCTCTGGGGGTTGATACCTTTGAATATGACCCTATTTCTAAATTTTGTTTGAAAACCGAAGATTATTTAACTTTGGGTAAGGACATTGCCAGCATTCATAAGCCGACTTTGTTTGTTATGGAAGGCGGCTACGCTGTAGAAGATATCGGTAATAATATCGTTAATGTTTTGAGCGGATTTGAGGATAATTAATTAAGGTTCAACCAGCTAGATTACTTTTCCACTAGATGGTAAAGA is from Gloeothece verrucosa PCC 7822 and encodes:
- the fni gene encoding type 2 isopentenyl-diphosphate Delta-isomerase, encoding MNQITDIESRKAEHLRVCLEEDVQFREVTSGLEQYRFTHCCLPEIDRRDIDLRTTFLGKSLGAPLLISSMTGGTELARLVNTRLATVAQHYRLAMGVGSQRIALEQPHLAPTFAVRSLAPDILLLANLGAVQLNYGCGLEECLHLVDLLEADVLILHLNPLQECVQTKGDTNFRGLLSKIAELCQKLPVPVMVKEVGNGISAPMAKQLIEAGVAAIDVAGAGGTSWAKVESQRAKDKKQRRLGQTFADWGIPTAECITSIREIAPSIPLIASGGIKNGLDAAKALALGADLAGLARPFLEAAVESESAVEQLVEFLIAELETALLCTGNTTLSQLKSSGALQRI
- a CDS encoding DUF1361 domain-containing protein; the protein is MLTQLQIWFNIAWQVLSYSHKLIAWNLFLAFIPLVLSFWLFRRAQKRSLLWWIGVLSFMGFLPNAPYVLTDVIHLIDLIRYGFSAWIVALVLIPQYTLFILSAFEAYTISVINVGYYLHRQNLSRYILATEIIIHALSAIGIYLGRFQRFNTWDFVTQPKILLSSIFETFVKKQPILVTVITFVVITVLYWLVKQVNLGIALRIKESKNKNYSE
- a CDS encoding opioid growth factor receptor-related protein; the encoded protein is MSFVNAKNLSSPLILFYKGESSTITSHPGKKGYLIDEIYNWDFERLEYVHDYIQWLFPLAERSAFNLDAPVLTDEDIECFKNDEDLKTNVLKSFKLMMKFYGFDCDDSRGSVSLKKSNNFQERSKNWLTIKNHNHLRITRILKSLTLLGLNRYALAFFNILNELYQDYKQEISTCSYNYWKEAAQISIDR
- a CDS encoding ATP-grasp domain-containing protein, which gives rise to MLTNIRLLTEACKALNIHYEILHPSQNLVRFKIGQEDYYFTNYTTPFLSNSVGKLFKDKDYVYYVFKDRVNVPRSESFLSPYCPEKYSKYLHYKNIDAIVEEIQKNFLLPIIIKRNTGSAGNNVFLCQDIDQVKSSLDIIFNVNSKEYDYVAIAQEQIDILREYRVIIFKNEILLVYEKSIVDAIFTGNLSPLHWEGSKAIHITDSKIIAEINQFIAPMFEEMKIPYGGLDIAIDKNGQYWLIEINSHPNFEIFIRDNDENIIIDMFKKILKSYLKGYVG
- a CDS encoding DNA phosphorothioation-associated protein 4, whose amino-acid sequence is MAIPRIRIAKDKAELVQALVDFNGATGPFQTYADVMVFAAALGAKFQKRVPLGIISKEPAPISLEIFISRGYDALIKLLAIAETKDPKILSAYRLEAEAQRVEIFEEYANGGLEMLRDELRGAVDYSDRLLLILSNERFQEDSTDEEFDLSRFLSI
- a CDS encoding diflavin flavoprotein codes for the protein MQTLTPNLKRDVQVATLATNTTIFRSRTWDRLKFEIEYARQKGTTANSYLITSERTALIDPPGESFTQIFLLQLRQQININQLDYIILGHVNPNRMATLKLLIEQAPQVKLICSKPGANILKNAFPSLESQIQVVRSEDTLDLGGGHLLQFIFVPTPRWADGLCTYDSQTRILYTDKLFGVHVCDDVLYDEDWKQLDSDRRYYFDCIHAAQAKQVEAALDKLGTFTAKYYAPGHGPIVRYSLSRLTYDYRQWCQLQKTQELKVALFYASAYGNTTTLANAIAQGLIDNGIAVESINCELAEPAQINQAVDSCDGFLIGSPTLGGHAPVQIQTALGIILASAAKTKLAGVFGSYGWSGEAIDLLESKLRDANYRFGFDSIRVKFTPDEKTLQQCQEAGATFAQTLKNRQKLRVPRAGGTDGQADRTAQAVGRIIGSLCVLTTPGGDSDQAFLTSWVSQASFNPPGLMIALGEDQGAESLIEPGTQFVLNILKEGRTLRRNFAFSIAGENNSFPELETRAASNNCLILSEALAYLECTVQQRIATGDRWLIYAEVNKGEVLEADGVTAIWHRKSGSCY
- a CDS encoding phosphate-starvation-inducible PsiE family protein, whose translation is MSQSFNNSQQNFNWLSLKSIVLVLELIQDFIVICLCFGLFSFMVLQIREMYLSLLPPVQFEAVTADILSLLIWVELFRLLIIYLKEQRVSIGVAVEVAIVSILREIIVRGVLETSWTQVLAACAFLLVLGVLMVVRVWLPPTFDNIDPEQQVSKRHRSRVTVPDPDINNHINPVSLTPSEKHS